A single genomic interval of Acidobacteriota bacterium harbors:
- a CDS encoding glycosyltransferase family 9 protein → MPPSFFQQLPANARVLFIRLRNLGEAVLDTASLRALKRYRPDLQITTLVEALYTGLYTTDPDITALPLPRAVQHQRSSLAARLQIIQTIRRHKFHAVINLHGGPTSAQLTLLSGAKHRLGAQHFRNGYAYNLRLPPAEEILGRADLHTVEYQFGWFKWLGLPLDEPEPTQLFVDEAARSRTHTQLRAASVDAARPYAVLAPTNEFYTKRWLPERFAVVAERLSARGFQIVMTGAPTAEQRQQLAAVQAATAQPLAALSSLNIGELVALIADAKLFVGNDSGPAHIAAAVKTPQVVLFGPASAQRWRPWRAPAELVQNHFACNPCAMYTCEAFAEPECIRSISTQQVLHAIANVTSDPRFELCE, encoded by the coding sequence CGCGCGTGCTTTTCATACGCCTGCGCAATCTGGGCGAAGCCGTGCTGGATACGGCGAGTTTGCGCGCGCTCAAACGCTACCGGCCCGATTTGCAAATCACCACGCTGGTCGAGGCGCTTTACACCGGCCTGTACACCACCGACCCGGACATCACCGCGCTCCCGCTGCCGCGCGCGGTGCAACACCAGCGCAGTTCGTTGGCCGCGCGGTTGCAGATCATCCAGACGATCCGCCGCCACAAATTCCACGCCGTCATCAACCTGCACGGCGGCCCAACCAGCGCGCAATTAACGCTGCTGAGCGGCGCCAAACACCGCCTGGGCGCGCAACATTTTCGCAACGGTTACGCTTACAACCTGCGGCTGCCGCCTGCCGAAGAGATTCTGGGCCGCGCCGATCTGCACACAGTTGAATACCAATTCGGCTGGTTCAAATGGCTGGGGCTGCCGTTGGACGAGCCGGAACCGACGCAGCTTTTCGTGGATGAAGCCGCGCGCAGTCGCACGCACACGCAACTGCGCGCGGCGAGCGTTGATGCGGCAAGACCCTACGCCGTGCTCGCGCCGACCAACGAGTTTTACACCAAACGCTGGCTGCCCGAACGCTTCGCCGTTGTGGCTGAACGCTTGAGCGCGCGCGGCTTTCAAATCGTGATGACGGGCGCGCCAACCGCTGAACAGCGCCAGCAACTCGCCGCCGTGCAAGCTGCCACAGCGCAACCGCTGGCGGCGTTGAGCAGTTTGAACATCGGCGAACTGGTCGCGCTGATTGCCGATGCCAAGCTTTTTGTCGGCAATGACAGCGGCCCCGCGCATATCGCCGCCGCCGTCAAAACGCCGCAAGTAGTGCTCTTTGGCCCCGCTTCGGCGCAACGCTGGCGGCCCTGGCGCGCGCCGGCGGAGTTGGTGCAGAACCACTTCGCCTGCAATCCCTGCGCGATGTACACTTGCGAAGCATTTGCCGAACCCGAATGCATCCGTTCGATCAGCACCCAACA